Proteins from one Polymorphobacter megasporae genomic window:
- a CDS encoding DUF4396 domain-containing protein: protein MMFATFPAWLHTLAILSLAVGAVCAITIALDETGRPQKMWIMNLVWPLTALFGSLLWTAGYYIWGRAKTKNQDDEAKPPFPVMVAKGSSHCGAGCTLGDIIAEWAAFAIPSIAIWFGWHSIFAEKTFAVWIPDFILAFGIGIVFQYFTIAPMRGLGLGEGIVAAVKVDIASISAWQIGMYGLMAAIQFGWYSNAFGGIAAVNTPEFWFAMQLSMLSGFCTSYPVNWLLIRAGLKEEM, encoded by the coding sequence ATGATGTTCGCGACGTTTCCAGCTTGGCTTCACACGCTCGCGATCCTCTCGCTAGCGGTAGGCGCAGTGTGTGCGATCACGATCGCGCTCGATGAGACGGGGCGTCCACAGAAAATGTGGATCATGAATCTGGTATGGCCGCTAACCGCGCTGTTTGGTAGCCTCCTGTGGACAGCAGGCTACTATATCTGGGGACGCGCGAAGACCAAAAACCAAGATGACGAGGCGAAACCGCCTTTCCCGGTGATGGTGGCCAAAGGGTCGAGCCATTGCGGCGCGGGCTGCACGCTTGGGGACATCATCGCGGAGTGGGCAGCGTTCGCAATCCCATCGATCGCGATATGGTTTGGTTGGCACAGCATCTTTGCCGAGAAGACGTTTGCGGTCTGGATACCCGACTTCATTCTCGCTTTCGGGATCGGCATCGTCTTCCAGTATTTTACGATCGCACCAATGAGAGGCCTTGGCTTGGGTGAGGGTATCGTAGCTGCGGTGAAGGTCGATATCGCGTCAATCAGCGCGTGGCAGATCGGCATGTACGGGCTGATGGCCGCTATCCAGTTCGGATGGTATTCGAACGCTTTTGGCGGCATCGCAGCGGTGAATACCCCCGAGTTCTGGTTCGCGATGCAGCTCTCGATGTTGTCGGGGTTCTGCACTAGCTATCCCGTTAACTGGCTGTTGATCCGCGCGGGATTGAAGGAAGAAATGTAG
- a CDS encoding AraC family transcriptional regulator, whose amino-acid sequence MTADPLSDVLQLLRPRAYGFRGLDIGGDWSLWLPPQPVVRCYALRTGACGLWLDGVAPVQLAAGDFVLLPQGQGLVMGSRPDAPKIDLERFFTTASGDTAIFEEGGDCRGLGGYFEMAGVAADQLLRALPPVVRLGAGADASGLLWLVDRLMAELRTPRPGGRLIAEHLSQTLLVEALRLHLATAAQRTGTWLAALADPQLARAIEAMHADPGGRWTLDALAKISGLSRSGFAQRFSDACGEPAITYLARWRMMLASDRLAQGVPTAIVARELGYGSESAFGAAFRRITGMSPGRLRSA is encoded by the coding sequence ATGACAGCCGACCCGCTTTCCGACGTCCTTCAACTGCTGAGACCGCGAGCCTATGGCTTTCGCGGCCTAGATATCGGCGGCGACTGGTCTCTTTGGTTGCCACCCCAACCTGTCGTTCGCTGCTATGCTTTGCGAACGGGCGCATGCGGGCTTTGGCTGGACGGCGTTGCGCCGGTCCAGCTCGCGGCGGGCGACTTCGTTCTATTGCCGCAGGGTCAAGGTCTGGTCATGGGAAGCAGGCCCGACGCCCCAAAAATAGACCTCGAACGCTTTTTTACGACGGCATCGGGAGATACGGCTATTTTCGAAGAAGGCGGCGATTGCCGCGGTCTCGGCGGCTACTTCGAAATGGCGGGTGTGGCGGCCGACCAGTTGTTGCGAGCGCTTCCGCCTGTGGTGCGGCTGGGAGCAGGCGCGGACGCGTCGGGGCTTCTGTGGCTGGTAGACCGCCTGATGGCCGAGCTGCGTACGCCTCGCCCAGGCGGACGCCTCATTGCCGAGCATCTTTCGCAGACGCTGCTCGTCGAGGCACTTCGGCTGCATCTGGCGACCGCGGCCCAGCGGACCGGGACTTGGCTCGCAGCGCTCGCAGACCCGCAGCTCGCGCGGGCGATCGAAGCCATGCACGCCGACCCGGGCGGGCGCTGGACGTTGGATGCGCTGGCCAAAATTTCCGGTCTGTCTCGGTCTGGCTTCGCCCAGCGCTTCTCCGATGCTTGTGGAGAGCCGGCGATCACCTACCTTGCCCGTTGGCGGATGATGCTCGCCAGTGACCGACTAGCGCAAGGCGTGCCGACTGCGATCGTCGCACGTGAGCTTGGTTATGGCTCGGAAAGCGCGTTCGGGGCGGCATTCCGCCGTATCACAGGAATGTCGCCGGGTCGGCTCCGCAGCGCCTGA
- a CDS encoding dipeptidase, whose protein sequence is MIDRRTFVAIGIAGLAEPALSRPGADTADLYSRAVVIDGNLVPPIEGSGALSAEAVIAIQSSGLTAVKADVDGSDTFDSANEMIRDFRSAIASNSTLLAQIQEVADIRRCKELGKLGIIFSFEKVGQLDGKIASIDHFRALGVRVMQLSYNQASVFASGAMTPTVASTGLTELGRSAVDRMNKLGVTIDLSHSDARTTMDVLAASRSSPIISHAGCAAINPHPRNKPDELLRGVAEKGGVVGIYDLPFLAPLDRQPTVTDYIAHLLHALNVCGEDHVGIGSDAMFAGFDTSPENMRGYLKVVADRKARGIGAPGEERPPFVIGMNTSRRAEVIADALTAKGLSARVIEKILGSNWVAAFERSWMPA, encoded by the coding sequence ATGATTGACCGCCGAACTTTCGTGGCCATCGGCATCGCTGGGTTAGCCGAACCCGCTCTCTCCCGTCCGGGAGCCGACACTGCGGACCTTTATAGCAGGGCGGTCGTGATTGACGGCAATCTCGTGCCGCCGATCGAAGGGAGCGGCGCGCTATCGGCCGAAGCCGTGATCGCCATCCAGAGTTCGGGACTTACCGCCGTGAAGGCGGATGTTGACGGGTCGGACACCTTCGACAGCGCTAACGAGATGATCCGCGACTTTAGATCGGCGATCGCCAGTAATAGCACGCTTCTCGCACAGATTCAGGAAGTGGCGGACATCCGTCGCTGCAAGGAGTTGGGTAAGCTCGGCATCATTTTCTCCTTCGAGAAGGTTGGACAGCTCGATGGCAAGATCGCCAGCATCGACCATTTCCGCGCGCTTGGCGTGCGGGTCATGCAGCTGAGCTATAATCAGGCGTCGGTATTTGCCTCGGGCGCGATGACGCCGACGGTCGCCAGCACCGGGTTGACCGAGCTCGGTCGCAGCGCGGTCGATCGGATGAACAAGCTGGGCGTCACGATCGACCTGAGCCATTCTGATGCCAGGACGACCATGGATGTTCTCGCGGCTTCGCGGTCATCTCCGATTATATCGCATGCCGGCTGCGCCGCGATTAATCCTCATCCACGCAACAAGCCCGACGAACTTTTGCGCGGCGTTGCCGAAAAAGGTGGCGTCGTTGGCATCTATGACCTGCCCTTTCTGGCACCACTCGACCGTCAGCCAACGGTTACCGACTATATCGCCCATCTGCTTCACGCGCTGAATGTGTGTGGCGAGGATCACGTCGGTATCGGCAGCGATGCAATGTTCGCGGGCTTCGACACATCACCTGAGAATATGCGCGGCTACCTGAAAGTCGTCGCCGATCGTAAGGCGCGCGGTATTGGTGCTCCCGGGGAGGAGCGTCCGCCCTTTGTTATAGGGATGAACACGTCGCGTCGTGCGGAGGTGATCGCAGACGCCCTGACAGCTAAGGGTCTATCGGCGCGCGTGATCGAAAAGATCTTGGGGAGCAACTGGGTGGCCGCGTTCGAACGGAGCTGGATGCCAGCCTGA
- a CDS encoding isopentenyl transferase family protein, with translation MSLAELGCRICIFGPSSSGKSTLATAIGRSHGLPVVHLDQLHHQPGTDWQPRPLEEFSALHDKAIDGASWVMEGNYSQYVPRRLNRATGVILLDVSGTTSLLRYLRRSWFERDRHGALEGGRDSVKWLMIRHILVATPPSRKRYAAMFEQISLPKVKLASARDVRDFYRSDKLQRSKP, from the coding sequence ATGTCCCTCGCCGAACTTGGCTGTCGTATCTGCATATTCGGGCCGTCGAGCAGTGGTAAATCGACGTTGGCGACGGCCATCGGGCGATCTCACGGTCTTCCGGTTGTCCACCTCGATCAACTCCACCACCAACCGGGCACGGACTGGCAGCCGCGTCCGCTGGAAGAGTTTTCCGCCCTGCACGACAAGGCCATCGATGGTGCATCGTGGGTCATGGAAGGTAATTACTCACAATACGTGCCGCGGCGTCTCAACCGTGCGACCGGCGTCATCCTGCTTGATGTTTCGGGGACGACCAGCCTCCTACGCTATCTGCGGCGCTCGTGGTTCGAGCGTGACCGGCACGGGGCGCTCGAGGGCGGGCGCGATAGCGTTAAGTGGTTGATGATCCGGCATATCCTTGTCGCTACGCCGCCGAGTCGCAAACGATACGCAGCGATGTTCGAACAAATCAGCTTGCCCAAAGTGAAGTTGGCATCGGCGCGCGACGTGCGCGATTTCTACCGCTCCGATAAACTTCAGCGTTCAAAGCCGTGA